The genomic window CGTGCTTCAGACGTGCCGCGGGACGAGGTCTTCGTCACGACCAAGGTGTGGAACACCGAGCAGGGCTTCGACGAGACGCTGCGCGCGTTCGACGCGAGCCTCGAGCGGCTCGGCACCGACCACGTCGAGCTCTACCTGATCCACTGGCCCGCCCCCACACAGGACAAGTACGTCGAGACCTGGCGGGCCCTGGAGCGCATCGCCGAGGAGGGGCGGGCACGGTCGATCGGCGTCAGCAACTTCCAGGTGCACCACCTCGAGCGCCTGCTCGGCGAGACGAGCGTCGTGCCGGTCATCGACCAGGTCGAGGCGCACCCGTGGCTGCAGCAGCACGAGCTGCGCGACTTCTGCGCCGCCCGCGGCATCGCCGTCGAGGCCTGGTCGCCGCTGGCCCGAGGTCGCGTGCTCGACGATGCGTTGATCGGCCGGATCGCGGCGAAGCACGGCGTCGAGCCCGCGCAGGCGGTGATCCGATGGCACCTGCAGCAGGGGCTCGTGGTGATCCCCAAGACCGTGAACGCACGGCGGCTGGCGTCGAACCTCGACGTGTTCGGCTTCGAGCTCGACGAGGACGACCTCGCCGCGATCGCCGCCCTCGACAGCGGCGAGCGCTCCGGCTCGCACCCCGACCAGGTCGGCTGACCCCTCCCCCCTCCCCCCTCCCCCCTCCCTCCCTCCCTCCCTCCCTCCCTCCCTCGAGTCGGCGGGTTCCCGTCATGTGCGGCGGGTCCCTGTCACCTCCGGCGGGCTCCCGTCACGTGCGGCGGGTTCCCGTGCCCGCCGGCGGGCCGTCTCTGACCCGCCGCGGGCGACGAGAACCCGCCGACATCGAGCGGCAGCACGAGGAGGCGCGGGTCGAGGGGCGCGCCCCGCTCGCGTACCGTGGTGGGCGCACATCTCGAGCAAGGAGCACCCATGACGATCGTCGCCGCCGCTGACGGATCCGCCCTCGGCAACCCAGGGCCCGCCGGCTGGGCCTGGTACGTCGACGACGACCGCTGGGCCGCGGGCGGCTGGCCCCGCGCGACGAACAACCAGGGCGAGCTCACCGCGGTGCTCGAGCTGCTGCGCGCCACAGCCGACGCCGGCGAGCCGGTGCACATCCTCTGCGACAGCCAGTACACGATCAAGGCCTGCACCGAGTGGATGCCCGGCTGGAAGCGCAAGGGCTGGCGCAAGGCCGACGGAAAGCCCGTGCTGAACGTCGAGATCCTCAAGGAGCTCGACGACGCGCTCGCGGGGCGGAAGGTCACC from Frigoribacterium sp. PvP032 includes these protein-coding regions:
- a CDS encoding aldo/keto reductase → MSDITVPSVALSDGARIPQLGLGVYKVADDEARTVVATALELGYRHVDTASFYGNEVGVGQALRASDVPRDEVFVTTKVWNTEQGFDETLRAFDASLERLGTDHVELYLIHWPAPTQDKYVETWRALERIAEEGRARSIGVSNFQVHHLERLLGETSVVPVIDQVEAHPWLQQHELRDFCAARGIAVEAWSPLARGRVLDDALIGRIAAKHGVEPAQAVIRWHLQQGLVVIPKTVNARRLASNLDVFGFELDEDDLAAIAALDSGERSGSHPDQVG
- a CDS encoding ribonuclease H, translating into MTIVAAADGSALGNPGPAGWAWYVDDDRWAAGGWPRATNNQGELTAVLELLRATADAGEPVHILCDSQYTIKACTEWMPGWKRKGWRKADGKPVLNVEILKELDDALAGRKVTFEWVRGHVGHEMNEAADVRARGAATAFQNRTDVPAGPGWPGAPVATTSPVAAPPEPPATLF